One stretch of Streptomyces sp. A2-16 DNA includes these proteins:
- a CDS encoding carbohydrate ABC transporter permease: protein MTTQAERLPETASAGDTKVKQSLGSRLVERVSGGVISVLLVLVGLFWLVPTIGLLISSLRSPEDMTASGWWTVFTKPSQLTLDSYDKLLHNSDITGSIVNTILITVPATILVIVIGALAGYAFAWMDFPGRDWWFMGVVGLLVVPVQVALIPIAELFGKLGLFGNIFGVVLFHTGFGLPFAVFLLRNFFAEIPRELLEAARLDGAGELRLFARVVLPLGAPAIASLGIFQFLWVWNDMLIALVFTDADSQPITVALQTQMRAFADNVDVLAPGAFISMVIPLIVFFAFQRQFVSGVMAGAVK from the coding sequence ATGACGACCCAGGCCGAAAGGCTTCCCGAGACGGCGTCGGCCGGGGACACGAAGGTGAAGCAGTCCCTCGGCTCACGGCTGGTGGAGCGGGTCAGCGGGGGCGTGATCAGTGTGCTCCTCGTGCTCGTCGGCCTGTTCTGGCTGGTTCCGACGATCGGCCTGCTGATCTCCTCGCTGCGCAGCCCCGAGGACATGACCGCGAGCGGCTGGTGGACGGTCTTCACCAAGCCGTCCCAGCTCACCCTCGACAGCTACGACAAGCTCCTGCACAACAGCGACATCACCGGCTCCATCGTCAACACCATCCTGATCACGGTCCCGGCGACGATCCTGGTGATCGTCATCGGCGCGCTCGCGGGTTACGCGTTCGCGTGGATGGACTTCCCGGGCCGCGACTGGTGGTTCATGGGCGTGGTCGGTCTGCTGGTGGTGCCGGTGCAGGTGGCGCTGATCCCGATCGCCGAACTCTTCGGCAAGCTCGGCCTGTTCGGCAACATCTTCGGCGTGGTCCTCTTCCACACCGGCTTCGGCCTGCCGTTCGCGGTGTTCCTGCTGCGGAACTTCTTCGCCGAGATCCCGCGCGAACTCCTGGAGGCGGCCCGGCTCGACGGTGCGGGTGAACTGCGCCTGTTCGCAAGGGTGGTGCTGCCGCTGGGCGCGCCCGCGATCGCGAGCCTGGGCATCTTCCAGTTCCTGTGGGTGTGGAACGACATGCTGATCGCCCTGGTGTTCACGGACGCCGACAGCCAGCCCATCACGGTCGCCCTGCAGACCCAGATGCGTGCCTTCGCCGACAACGTCGACGTGCTGGCACCAGGCGCGTTCATCTCCATGGTGATTCCGCTGATCGTGTTCTTCGCGTTCCAGCGGCAGTTCGTCTCCGGTGTGATGGCGGGCGCGGTCA